GGGAAAGTTACCCCTTTGAAAGTCTGCCTGGATCCCCTCCTTAGCCAGAGCTGCATGAGTAAAGGGGCAGAGACAAGGGGGCAGCCATCATGTGGTACAAGTGGGGAATCTTGTCCAAGGATGCTTAGTCTGACACCAGGGTAGAGTGTGATCTGGATCCAGGTGAGTCTGGATCACTGGAAGGGAATTTGATCCTAGCCTGTGGTCCTAAGAAAGGAAATACCTTAGGCTACACAAAGAGAGAGACCTTTTTACCATTAAAGGCTTCAAGAGTTCAGCAGAAGGTGGTTTCCTTAGCAGGAAGAAGGCCCTTGACTTTAAGTCTCTTCCCTGAACAAACTATCCCTGACTCCTGACCTCTGATCTCTGCCCTGGCTACCATCGcctccctgtcccctttccccaAGAGGAGCATTACAACTCCCCTTCTGGCTATCAGCTCCCACccggtggggggaggagggttaGCTGGCACTGGAACTGCCCTTGGCCCGAGCTTGAGAGCTGCCTGGAGCACGGGTGCAGTAGTACTTGGTCACTACTTGCCAGCACTGGTCACACCTGACCGTGCAACACCACTGAAACTTGCAGTTGCAGCTGTTGACAGCTTCCGTCCTCCTCTCTTCCACCCCAAGTCCGCAATCCACGCATAGGCGCCCACAGTTGCGCCGCTCCCACTGGGACAGGTTGCGGCCACTCTGCAGGCACTCACGGCCCTCGGTTCCGTAGATGCCCAGGCTGGAGTTGCGGATACAGTAGTCAGGCGACTCCTCCAGGAAGATCAGCTCGGCCTCCGCACTGGGGTAGAAGGCCTCTGCCGGGGGCCACCGGCTCTCAGCGCTGTTCCCAGCTCGGAACCTGCGTTTGTCCATCTCTATCTTCAAGGCCTGGTTGTACTTGGCCTTCAGGTAATCCCCCATCTCCCGGAAGTCAGCTAACTGCAGCCAACAAGTTTGGATGCTGCAGCTCCCAGAAATGCCGTGGCATTTACAAGTCCTCTTCATGGTGGCTCTTACAGCCTAGTTAGAGAATAGTTCTGGTTAGAGGGAGACCTAGGGAGGGAGCttaaactgaagcagagagactctagaatgaaatgtattttgaCAGAAGAAAGAAATCTCACCAGAAGTCAAGAAACCTGGGCTGTAGACCTTGGGTAAATCCCTCAACCTTACTGGGACTTGGTTTACCATCTGTTAAATGGACATATGATTATGGGGAGATATAGTGATAGTGCAGGACAGCGATTGTCCTCTTTACTCCCAAGTCTTTCCAATTGATAGGACCCAGTTGGTTATGGTAGGCAGAGCCAAGGAGACCATTCAGAGAACTAAGATTGAGTCATTATATATCCCATTCAAGGTCTCAAGGTTTAGATTGTGGCCTCCCTAATTGCGGGTCTTAGTTCATGAGATCCCAGTTACCTTGGCTCCTCCTACTGTAATCAACTGGTTTCCGTTGATTAAAATTAGTACAGTAGATTGGAATTGGTAAATTGAGGCTGAGGGGTCAGTGTTGCGCTGACAATCTGGGGCATCCTCGTTGGCATTCAGATTTATCGGCATTGCCTTTACTAGCACTTTGCCTCAGAGCCTGCTTTCTATATGGTCCAAGTGGATTTGCCTTGCGATTCTGAGATTGGGCCCCAGAATATCCCTGTCTACTGAAGCAGGTTTTTAAATTTGGGGAAGCTTCTCCATAGTCCACTcccactccttcccctcccttcctctggaCTAGCTCCAGTCTCAGTTGAGTGCAGGTTTGAGACCGCTCCTATTCCCATCGTTCAAATTCTATCAGTCCCCAGTGCCTATCACTACCCTGCTGCATGAGTTTCATTCTGCCCTCAGGTCCCACCAGAAAACCCTGCCACTAGGCCAGAGAGAAGATGGTGAGCCCCGGAGACTGGTTCAGGTACCCACCAGCCTGCCTGCCTTGTTGTTGTGCAGATTCATCAAAGCTCTGgcatccttccccttctccaggcTGTCCACAAAGAGTTTGGAGATTCTCTCCCCAAATTCCACATTGTCACTGCATCCTCCCCAGATCCATCCATGGCCTCCTGTATGcaagaggacaaggaggagggcATTGCCCCCCGAAGATCCACTGTCAGACAAGAAAttagggcaaggactattttcagttttccctttgtattcccagtgcccagcacataaaaTGTTCCCTTGTATTGAGTTGAAAATTAGCCATctctacaaaatgcaaaatggataattttgattatgttaaattgaacagtttttgtataaacaaagtcaatgcaaccaagataaggagggaagcagaaaattgggagaaaatctttataaccagtgtctctgataaaggcctcacttctaaaaaatacagggaactgagccaaatttatgggaatacaagtcatttcccaattgagaaatggtcaaaggatatgaacaggctgttttcggaagaagaaattaaagatatctatagtcatatgaaaaaatgctctaaatcactactgatgagagaaatgcaaatcaaaacaactcttaggcaccacatctctcctgtcagagtagctaacatgacaaaacaggaaaatgataaatgctggagaggatgtgggaaaattggaacactgttacattgttggtggagttgtgaactgatccagccattctggagagcaatttgtaactatgcccaaagggccataaaaatgtgcataccctttgacccagcaataccacttctagggctgtattccaaagagaccatagaagtgggaaagggacccgtgtgtacaaaaatatttatagcagctctttctgtggtggcaaagaattggaaatcaaggggatgcccatcatttggggaatggctaaacaaattgtagtatatgaatgtaatggaatactataagaaatgaggagcggacagacttcattataacctgaagtgacgtatatgaactgatgctgagtgagaggagcagaacggagagatcattatacacaattacagacgcAGTATCTCTAAGGACTAAGTTTGATAGacctgactcctctcatcaactcaaggttcaaagacagctccaaaagactcatgatggaaaaagccatgcaCACCCACAGAAAGAAtcatggagtttgaatgcagatggaggcgaactttttgctctcttttttttcccttttttttttttttggtttcgtttctcctttctcatgattcattccattggttataattcttcttgacaactggactattatggaaataagttcaatgtgaaggtatacgtagaacctacattggattacatgccttcttggggggctggggggaggagtgggagggagagaacatttggagcccaaaagcttgtggaatttagtgttgtaaattaaaaataaaaaagaaattaaaaaaaaaaaaagaaaattagccaTCTCCTTTTAGAATGGAGCAGTACAGTCCGGCTCAGGGGGAGGGGGACAGCCAGAGTCAAAGGAGACAAAGGACAACAGAGAGTGGAAGAAATGACCCTGAGTCTGgaaggaggctgatgactttcctAAAGAGCCACTAGATATATATCTTCTGTCCCTTATGAATGAAAACAGAGGCCATGGACTAGGGGTGAGGGGAAAGTTGGGGATCTGCTCTATTCACAGTCTTGCAAAAGCTCAGAAGAATGGGCACGGATCATGGCTAGATAACCAACGTGGCCCAGAATTCCAAGTCTTCTGGCTTACTTTTAGCCCCATTcatcccaaactaccttgttCAGTTTTCCAGACTTACCCCTTtctgcctgcccccccccccaattccttaaccctgtttctctctctctctctctctctctctctctctctctctctctctctctctctctctcacacacacacacacacacacacacacacacactctggaCTCACCGGTTTTTCCATTGTTGGACTCATCACAGCTGCAGTTCTCAAAATCCCCCATACTGCAGTTCTTGGTGATGGTATACATAACCCCTGCAGAGCTGATGGCATGGATGAAAGACGTCTCCCTAGTAGCTTTGGGACAGGGACGTTAAAAAGGTATGTTACTGAAGCCCCTACCTCATCAAGGTGACCGATGGCCTGGCTTAGGAACACTGGTCCTGCAGACCTGACATCAGATGCCTGGGAGGTGCTTTTCAGCCCCAGGATTCAAAGCATGTTTGCTGCTATTTCATCCAATCCAGGGTATGATGATtacaaaaagggaaactgaggcttataaaaGCGTAATGTGACCCCGGGGGAACAAGAAACCCTGCTGTGCTGAAGTGGTACAGAGGGGGAAAGCACACCCCCAAAaaccactggatttggactcaaaggATACAGATTGAAATTCCCCCTCTGCCATTGACTGCTTCTACGACTTTGGAGACGCCAAATGAGGGGGTGAGACTCGGAGACCTTCCAGCTCAGTATCTGTGAGCCTGTGGCCCCGGGTATGATTGCTGAGGAATATTATTGGTGTAGTAAATAAGAAAGCTGGGCttcgagtcaggaaaacctgagcacAAATTTCACCCACAACATTCACCggctttatgaccctggacaggtcacttaaccgctttcagcctcagtttcctcacctgtaaaatggggatagtacctcccagggttgctgtgagggttGAATGAGATACTGCATGTCATGAGTCTAGGTAATCTTACTTGTTCTGTATAAATAGGAGTTATTATGATGCTTAGACATCTGAGAACTCAGGAAATAGAAAGCAGTTCTTTCCGGCACATCTCCCCACTTACTACACACAATTCCACTCTAACCCCTACCCCTTGCCCTCTGCTCTGGGGGGGGcattcattcttccttctccattgtaCTTACTCCTGAAGACCCccaaatacatattttaatataagTCAGCATGATGTAGGACACCATCTATGTAAAAATACATTTGCACACCCATAGTTACACCAGAGGATGGGTAGATGTGTATAGAAGTCACCCACGCAGAAATAAGTGGACGGGCACAATGAAACAAGTGCCCACACCAGCAGGAAAACACTTACCACTCCTCAGTCGATTGTGTGTAGAGATCTGCAGGGCGCTCTCTGGGCAATTCCAGCGCTCCCAGGCAAACTGGAACTTACATTCCTCGATGCCACTCTGGGCACCCAGAGCCACACTGGTTGTATAAGTGAGATAGGCCTGGGAGTGGAGAAGAAGCACTTGGAGCTTCTAAAACTTGCTCTGGGAGTCcctagctcccagctcctgggggtggggtagggaagtaGGTGCTGAATCAACCACCTCTAGGGGCAGGGGGCTCAGATCACCATATTCTTTCTTTGGGAATaaccactgccccaggggtggacgctgcctccctttcttttctcacagtcttccttctccctctccccctttcaaaacaaaagcaaaaacctgGGCAGGGGGcttggggggaaggagtgaaCTTCAGTTTACTTCAGGGTATCTCCATTTGCTAAAAACCCTTGCCCCATTCCTCACCCTAAGGGAAGAGGTTGTGgtgggcatttttttttgtgattccaccccttccccaagacCCCCAAACATCGAGCCTTCTCCCCCTATTTGCTTTAGGCAAACATAACATAGGGCACACACATCAGTGTAAAGGTACACACGTGCCCACCGATGTGCACTGTACATTTGCATGCATGGGCATAGACATCGCGACATAGAGATACTGACAAAAAGAGTGTCCTACCTTGGGCCCTGTCATCAGGAAATTGTTCACCGACCTATAGTGAAGGGGGGAAAATAAGCAGCGAAAGTGAATGAATGGAAGAACACATTGTGAGGAGATACCCCTGAGGCAGGAGCTGGGGAGGGGCGACTTACCAGGCAGAGGTCCTGAGGGTGGCATAGCAAATGCCCACAGCCACCAGAAGGATAAGGCGCTCATTCATGGCTCTGCCCTCCTGGGTCCTGTTTGGACCTCAGCCCCCAGGATCGCCAAAGGAGCGCCAGCCCAGAGGGTGAGGGATGGAGGCACTGCCCGCTGGCCCTCAGGGAGTAGGACGAAATGGAGACTTCGGTATTTATAGGGGAAAGTTCTAAACAAccaagggggagaagaaaaaaaaaaccactccagCTAGCCCAGTGACCCATCTCATTTGTTCTCCAATGATGCGGTTAGAGGAGACAGTGGCCCAATAGCGCACTCACGGAGCTCGGCACTTCAAAAGGTGAGAGGAGGGAGCAGCCGGTAGCCCCGCCCGCCTGCCTGCCTGGGAGCCTAGTATCCACCCCCTCCAGTTCTTGGGTCTATGAATTTTCTCTGGTCTACGGGGCAGGCTGGCCCGTGACCAGAGCCGGTCCCAAAGTCTGTCCCATGGTCCTGATAGCTTTGGGGTTCCCATATGATGTATTAGGATAAGATTCACATTTGTCTAGTGCCAAGCTCCCTCCAAGGGTGggcgtgggggtggggcagaaactGGGACTGCTGTTACTCAGAGTTTGGTCTCTTCCCATGGGCTCATCTGCGGTCAACACAAGCAGGATTTCGAGCTTGGGAGACTCCAAACTGAAACTccttcagcctcagacacttagctgcaCCCCTCCTAGTATCAATGTTCTCATCTATAGGAATAGCACCCACTTAACGGGATTGTCGCGGGTCAAACGAGATAACGTATCTAAGGCTCTTTGCCAACCTTAAGCCACATAGAGCTATTATCTGAATAAGGATCTGGGACGGAGAAAACTGGGTTAAGAATCAGTGTTTGGGCTGGTTTGGAAGGTGCTCTCCCCACTGGGAGGGTCAGGACACTGGGCTCGGTCCCTGATTCTGCATAGCCTTTGAGTGTCCCTTAGTAGCGTTATTAATCCAATTAATAGtcataaataattaattaaagtaATCACATTTGCACAGAGACATATGACAGTTAGCAAGGCGGTTCCGCACTCCTTAGCTCCTTTGACTTGTTCAGCCTCGGTTGTGAGATGGACAGAACCGACTGctaggatttggacccagattTTGTGAATCCCAGTCaggtgcattttattttatttttttaatgatgacAAGGTACTTCCAaactcagtgcctcagtttctctatctgtcaaATAAAGGATAACAATGCTTGCCCTGCCTCAAAGGACTATTAATAACGGGTCAGTGTTAATTGTAATTGCTACTCTTCTGAGTCAAAGAGGCAACTTATCTTGTAGGagccaggaaagtcaggaggATAAATCTAGGCTCAAGTCCCGCCTCTGAAatttactgcctgtatgaccctgggtgagtcaatTAAATCTCAGCGCTGTAGGCAGCTCTCAAAGACCACAGATTGCAGAAACGGTGCTCAACTTGCTCGACAGAGGGAGTTTTCTCCCCCAGAAGTCCCATAGATCAATCAAGTCCCCATCCCTACCAGTGATTCGGTATCATTGGTTTTATCCTCCACACAGGGGGATATGTGTGAACACAACTCCTCTGCCCCCACCGCTAGATTACTTTGCACTGCGCTTGTCACCGGCACCATATCCAGATTTCCcaacagcattctttccactttgcTTGAATTCCAGCTGCTCAAACTGCAGCATCGGCCGCCTCCTTTTCCCGGCACAGCCGCAGGTTCCACGGACCATATTCTCAGACGTTCGGGAATGTCTCTGAGATGGAATCTGTGATTTGAATATGGACTAGAATAGACGACTTCTAGGGCCTcttccaaccctgagattctaTTATTCCATGAGAGAAAGTAGTAGGCCGCAGAGGTAGTCTGTTGGAGAGTGTTGATGCAAGAGGGGAGACAGCTCCGAGGAGAATCTGGGACTGTCTGAGCACGGATGATCCTGTGAAGCCGCCTAACGTGGCACTGGGAATGGGGTAAAGGTGAGGGAAAGGAGGGATGGCGTTCATTCCAAGCTCAGAAGAATGTGGCCTGATGAAATGCAGAGGTCTTATGGTCACTTCTAGGGCGTAAAGTacccttttttctgtttctgtgctTTATTGGATGTGAAATTGGAGGGTGCACATTGATAAagtttggggaggaaaggaggttTTCACCTGTTGGCGACATGAACTAGGgcacagggtgggggagggaaagctGGAGGACTCTGAGTGAGTCAGGGAGAAGGAGGAACTGGAAGCTGAGGTCCTGACTCATCATCTTCTGACCTACTGTAACAGCctcctgggagtcaggagacctgggttctagtccccaTTCTGAGGAGCTCACTATGATCTCCCAGAGTCCCAAGACTCTGAGGAGTCCTGGGAGCTCATGGGGTGACTATGGGGTCTCTTAAATTCTCAGAAGctgtttcctcctttaaaaatgagaatgatgtgtaCCTCAGATTTTTTATGAAGCACACGTAGAGTAAAGGATGGAAGAGTGTTTGGAAAAGTATAAAGTACCCAACAAATGTTTGAGATCATTGTATTCCAGATAATTTGCCTCACCTGGGGAATGGTGTAGACAGTCAAAGCACCCTCAGCCAGTGCCTGGGGTTTcatatcaaatgaggtaatatttatcaAAGTACttggtatagtgcctggcacatagtagacccttaataaatgcttattcccttccttcctcttccctcccttttccaatTTTCAAGTCTTTTCAGTGCTCCTTCCAGTGTTGACTACCTCAGGCTTCCCCAAAGGGCAGCATCTCCCTCTTGCCTACTAGTTTATTAGTGAGGCTAGGAGAGTACTTAGCACCCAGGGGCCCAGGGAGGGCTGCTGGAGCCAGGCTCATCAGGTGGGTAAGAATGTCATGAATGCTAAATGTTCCTAATGCACTCAGCCTTGtctcccagcccccagcccctgcTGGGAGGAGAGGGTTCACACATTCCTTCAGCTGTCTAGAAAAGGCCCCCTAGGGTGGATGTAGCCTCCCCGCTGCCTCAGGGCAGggcactcttccttccccctccccacaatcCAGACAGACCCTAGAGGTCCCCAGGGAGAGAGATCAGCTTCAGTCCTAGTCATGCTCCCACTCTGCCCTTTCTGGAAGTTCTATTGGGTATCGAATTTTCAACTCCAAGATTAGCAGGGTGGACTTCGAACCCCTTCTTGCTGGGCTTCTGGACTGGTTCAGATATTAAAATGGCCTCTCCAGGCAGAGTCTGAGGGACtgtccttctcattctcctccgGGGTTCCTATGTAGAATGATTTGTTGTGTCTTATATTGCCTTCATTGCAATTCAATTACATAAATACACACTGAGCTGGAAACCTGGATCCTATACCATGACCTGCCACACATTGTAGAGCACTTCCTCTCCACAGACTcatttcctcaagtataaaaggCGGCACTGAGGGGGAGTTGGGAAGATTAGACCTTATCTCTGAGGTTCTTTAGATTTGTAAAAGTCTATGATTTTCTGAAATATTCATTTGAGCACAGTCCATTTCACCCATCCCCAGAAACCTGCTTTGTGCAAAATAGGCACCCAAGTCAAGGTttaatggaagcttcttgaggacagggcagaaactgtttcacttttgtcttgctaTCTCTGGTACCTGGAACAAAGTAGGTGTTTAAGAAAATGTTCCTTTATTGATTGGTTTGATTGTGGTATTGATTCAAGGGTAAATTCCAGgttatttctccatcttttctttatggaaagagccctgggttggGAATTAAGAGACTTGGGTTCGTATTCTGGTTGTATGACAAAGGAGAGCAGCGCAGGCAGCCTTTTTGGGCTtgggtttcctcacctgcaaaatttATGGGTGGGACTACACCATCTAGAAGGTCCTTTCCAATCTTAACAGTCTAGGACTCTAAGGCCTACTTTGCAGAGCAGGCAATTAACTTACAGAAGTCACTAATCCAGGAGACATTACTGATAGTAACATAAATGGGTCCTAATTATGAATTTATGAATGGCAACCATAAATGTCTAATGAGGAAAGTGGATTTCCCGGtgatctctttcttttctgaacCCACAGGAATTCACTTACTATTTGTACTGATTCTTCTGTGCAGATATGCTAGAGTGCTGTATTATTATttagattttctccctccctctttccttccttccttcc
This region of Trichosurus vulpecula isolate mTriVul1 chromosome 3, mTriVul1.pri, whole genome shotgun sequence genomic DNA includes:
- the WNT8A gene encoding protein Wnt-8a, whose product is MNERLILLVAVGICYATLRTSAWSVNNFLMTGPKAYLTYTTSVALGAQSGIEECKFQFAWERWNCPESALQISTHNRLRSATRETSFIHAISSAGVMYTITKNCSMGDFENCSCDESNNGKTGGHGWIWGGCSDNVEFGERISKLFVDSLEKGKDARALMNLHNNKAGRLAVRATMKRTCKCHGISGSCSIQTCWLQLADFREMGDYLKAKYNQALKIEMDKRRFRAGNSAESRWPPAEAFYPSAEAELIFLEESPDYCIRNSSLGIYGTEGRECLQSGRNLSQWERRNCGRLCVDCGLGVEERRTEAVNSCNCKFQWCCTVRCDQCWQVVTKYYCTRAPGSSQARAKGSSSAS